The Cystobacter fuscus DSM 2262 genome contains a region encoding:
- a CDS encoding M4 family metallopeptidase: MTWLGVSLAACGSTETVNEEAVRAGDKDVDIQMALSRFKDVRVVGSEAGVPYAVTGRLGKLSSAGRLDAAGMKDELREVMAHLAPIFRVDGGDLVLQRSRVDERGHQHLRFQQTLRGLRVVGGELVLHVDETGNLYALNGTVRPGEAAASKASVAPEAALEAAVTGSSALGAVARGPARLLYVLPEHAVEPLLAYEVRVTGARAGMPADDLVYVDARRGGILLVNPRIHSALDRKVYSADNGTSTPGTLKRSEGQAAVGDAHVDTNYDMLGTTYDCYKTLFNRDSYDNAGAALISTVHYDSEYVNAYWDGTQMVYGDGDGVNSTELGLDLDVTVHELTHAVTDSESDLVYSGESGGLNESMSDIFAGVCESWSRGWAVDADVFKVGEDIWTPGTADDALRYMDDPALDGDSLDFYGDYSPGVDVHYSSGISNLVFALLSKGGTHPRAKTTQNVTAIGPEKAGRIFYKANTDLFTSSTTFEQAKTYTVQAAEALFGVGSAEAAAVNAAWLAVGVPPPPPVTTALTNGVPVSGLAGSSGNKKYYTLEVPAGLPNVVFDLSGGSGDADLYVKQGSVPTTGSYDCRSFKIGNTEKCTFSSPAAGTWYVLIYAYTSYSGASLKATHEAGGPVSVSVSGSPAQGQQILHGPYSVVAGTTFKVVMSGTGDPDLYVRFGSEPTTTSYNCRPYYSNAIERCELAVPAGETRAYIMVDGFTAATYNLAINYTRP; the protein is encoded by the coding sequence ATGACATGGCTGGGCGTGAGCCTGGCTGCCTGTGGTTCGACGGAGACCGTGAACGAGGAGGCGGTGCGCGCGGGCGACAAGGATGTGGACATCCAGATGGCGCTGTCGCGCTTCAAGGATGTGCGCGTGGTGGGCAGCGAGGCGGGGGTTCCCTATGCCGTGACCGGACGTCTGGGGAAACTGTCGTCCGCGGGACGTCTGGACGCGGCGGGCATGAAGGATGAGCTGCGGGAGGTGATGGCTCACCTCGCCCCCATCTTTCGCGTGGACGGAGGGGATCTGGTGCTTCAGCGCTCCCGGGTGGACGAGCGGGGTCACCAGCACCTGCGCTTCCAGCAGACCCTGAGGGGGCTGCGCGTGGTGGGCGGTGAGCTCGTGCTGCATGTGGATGAGACGGGCAACCTCTATGCCCTCAACGGCACCGTCCGCCCGGGCGAGGCCGCGGCGTCCAAGGCGAGCGTGGCACCCGAGGCCGCGCTCGAGGCGGCCGTGACGGGCTCGTCCGCGCTCGGTGCCGTGGCCCGGGGCCCGGCGCGACTGCTCTACGTGCTGCCCGAGCACGCCGTGGAGCCGCTGCTGGCCTATGAGGTCCGCGTGACGGGCGCGCGCGCGGGCATGCCCGCCGATGATCTCGTCTACGTGGACGCGCGGCGCGGCGGCATCCTGCTCGTCAATCCCCGCATCCATTCGGCCCTCGACCGCAAGGTGTACTCGGCCGACAATGGCACCTCCACGCCGGGCACGCTCAAGCGCTCCGAGGGGCAGGCCGCCGTGGGTGACGCCCATGTCGACACGAACTACGACATGCTGGGCACCACCTACGATTGTTACAAGACACTCTTCAATCGCGACTCGTACGACAACGCGGGCGCCGCGCTGATCAGCACCGTCCACTATGACAGTGAGTACGTCAACGCCTACTGGGATGGGACCCAGATGGTGTACGGGGATGGCGATGGCGTGAACTCCACCGAGCTCGGCCTGGATCTGGACGTGACGGTGCACGAGCTCACCCACGCCGTGACGGACTCCGAGTCGGACCTCGTCTACTCGGGGGAGTCGGGCGGCCTCAACGAGTCCATGTCCGACATCTTCGCCGGCGTGTGCGAGAGCTGGTCGCGTGGCTGGGCCGTGGACGCGGACGTCTTCAAGGTGGGCGAGGACATCTGGACGCCGGGCACGGCGGATGACGCCCTGCGCTACATGGACGATCCGGCCCTGGATGGGGACTCGCTCGACTTCTACGGGGACTACTCCCCGGGCGTGGACGTGCACTACAGCTCGGGCATCAGCAACCTGGTGTTCGCGCTGCTGTCCAAGGGCGGCACCCACCCGCGCGCCAAGACGACCCAGAACGTGACGGCGATTGGTCCGGAGAAGGCCGGACGCATCTTCTACAAGGCCAATACGGATCTCTTCACCTCCAGCACCACCTTCGAGCAGGCCAAGACGTACACCGTCCAGGCCGCCGAGGCGCTCTTCGGCGTGGGCTCGGCCGAGGCCGCCGCGGTGAACGCCGCGTGGCTGGCCGTGGGTGTGCCCCCTCCGCCACCCGTCACCACCGCGCTGACCAATGGCGTGCCCGTGAGCGGTCTGGCGGGAAGCTCGGGCAACAAGAAGTACTACACGCTGGAGGTGCCCGCCGGTCTGCCCAACGTGGTGTTCGACCTGAGCGGCGGCTCGGGCGACGCGGACCTGTATGTGAAACAGGGCTCGGTGCCGACGACGGGCTCGTATGACTGCCGCTCGTTCAAGATTGGCAACACGGAGAAATGCACCTTCTCCAGCCCGGCGGCGGGCACCTGGTATGTCCTGATCTACGCCTACACCTCGTACTCGGGCGCGAGCCTCAAGGCCACGCATGAGGCGGGGGGCCCCGTGTCCGTGAGCGTCAGCGGCTCGCCGGCCCAGGGCCAGCAGATCCTCCATGGCCCATACAGCGTGGTGGCGGGGACGACCTTCAAGGTGGTGATGTCGGGCACGGGTGACCCCGACCTGTACGTCCGCTTCGGCTCCGAGCCCACCACCACCTCCTACAACTGCCGCCCGTACTACTCCAACGCCATCGAGCGGTGCGAGCTGGCCGTGCCCGCGGGTGAGACCCGCGCGTACATCATGGTGGATGGCTTCACGGCGGCCACCTACAACCTGGCCATCAACTACACCCGGCCGTAG
- a CDS encoding pilus assembly FimT family protein, which translates to MPYLARPAKRDQRPGGFTLVEVLMVTAILGVTTGLALVAYEAVGRRGALQSAAFELQGVMSTARTRASSASHPVWVVFYPAGGRGTLSTGTGAFLVVEDRQSVFARNPRGLFELPFTVDAKGSTGGVSAIYYLDDYSKKVRFGALTPGRTDAFGAPFLGLAVQTCSFCSGTDSPSGAMGFYPDGSARFVDGTGRWITTTNQSLAFSSTQGVGQYLFAISGPSGFMATFSSDKT; encoded by the coding sequence ATGCCCTACCTTGCGAGGCCAGCGAAGAGGGATCAGCGCCCGGGAGGCTTCACCCTCGTCGAAGTGCTGATGGTGACGGCCATCCTCGGGGTGACGACCGGGCTGGCGCTGGTGGCCTATGAGGCGGTGGGCCGGCGCGGGGCGCTGCAGAGCGCCGCGTTCGAGTTGCAGGGAGTGATGAGCACGGCGCGCACGCGGGCCTCGTCGGCGAGCCATCCGGTGTGGGTCGTCTTCTATCCGGCGGGGGGGCGCGGCACGCTGAGCACCGGCACGGGCGCGTTCCTGGTGGTGGAGGATCGCCAGAGCGTCTTCGCGCGCAACCCGCGTGGGCTCTTCGAGCTGCCGTTCACGGTGGACGCGAAGGGGAGCACGGGCGGCGTGTCCGCCATCTACTACCTGGACGACTACAGCAAGAAGGTGCGCTTCGGGGCGCTGACGCCCGGGCGCACGGACGCGTTCGGCGCGCCCTTCCTGGGACTCGCGGTGCAGACGTGCAGCTTCTGCTCGGGCACCGACAGTCCGAGCGGCGCCATGGGGTTCTACCCGGATGGGAGCGCGCGCTTCGTGGACGGCACGGGCCGGTGGATCACCACCACCAACCAGTCGCTGGCCTTCAGCAGCACGCAGGGCGTGGGCCAGTACCTGTTCGCCATCTCGGGACCCTCTGGGTTCATGGCCACCTTCTCATCGGACAAAACCTAG
- a CDS encoding type IV pilus modification PilV family protein has protein sequence MDFTSRRRVRSRRSAPRGVSLIEAMIAAVVLLIGLMGVFQGLLLASRQNANANQATRASGIASQVRGALDTLGGNRVVGVPGYKGLLTGADCNPGAEVAALTGGLEKLQPGSGEAWAVRCIFDLDAYERAAGAHRLLPGYSEADFGRFRRVLVMIDKPDEATGVPIHQVIIVVSWMEVTERRYVRQYVSFYDSGPFANEINVEI, from the coding sequence GTGGACTTCACCTCCCGCCGTCGTGTCCGCAGCCGTCGCTCCGCCCCACGGGGTGTGTCTCTCATCGAGGCGATGATCGCCGCGGTGGTGCTGCTCATCGGGCTGATGGGCGTCTTCCAGGGGTTGCTGCTGGCCAGCCGGCAGAACGCGAACGCCAACCAGGCGACGCGCGCCTCGGGCATCGCCTCGCAGGTGCGCGGGGCGCTGGACACGCTGGGTGGCAATCGGGTGGTGGGCGTGCCGGGTTACAAAGGCCTGCTGACCGGCGCGGACTGCAACCCCGGCGCGGAGGTCGCCGCGCTCACCGGCGGCCTGGAGAAGCTGCAGCCCGGTAGCGGCGAGGCCTGGGCCGTCCGCTGCATCTTCGACCTGGACGCCTACGAGCGCGCGGCGGGTGCCCACCGGCTGCTGCCTGGCTACTCGGAGGCGGACTTCGGCCGCTTCCGGCGCGTGCTGGTGATGATCGACAAGCCAGACGAGGCCACGGGCGTGCCCATCCACCAGGTCATCATCGTGGTCTCGTGGATGGAGGTCACCGAGCGCCGGTACGTCCGCCAGTACGTGAGCTTCTACGACTCCGGTCCCTTCGCGAACGAAATCAACGTCGAGATCTGA
- a CDS encoding prepilin-type N-terminal cleavage/methylation domain-containing protein, protein MPHSNRLPTSASRGFTLVELMVGSVMTTIILAAVATALMGVQGAFQRESRVKVAVEGLRTTTGFIEQRLRMAGYGVDPRFAFDFSGAAIPDGAKSNYAVVLGGSQPNSITDDLAFRYRDAAWMRRGHLAGSTVVLEDPGSTFGVSFNKGQLLLVSCVGSRDYVVMKAGAAGVSAEANASGGFVLDPALSSVPIHTPCLSRAGSSAPYLMMIHVMRLRIVAMDGRPFLMAFQGLDELDLSSAVPLAADVESFQVAYVMNRPVPGSPNAGVQAVDFNSPVSNWVLGDTGSALADRTPDPTALPAPVFKLPYEDPARYNRHPANIRAVRLSIGIRSTTPESNGRRAFERVELEDSGEVGPADGYYRTNMTTTVRVPNMLSRSTFNPPVGDESSGLNVWGG, encoded by the coding sequence ATGCCTCATTCGAATCGCCTCCCGACCTCCGCATCGCGCGGCTTCACGCTCGTCGAGCTCATGGTGGGCTCGGTGATGACGACGATCATTCTCGCGGCCGTGGCCACCGCCCTCATGGGCGTGCAGGGGGCCTTCCAGCGCGAGTCGCGCGTGAAGGTGGCGGTGGAGGGATTGCGCACGACGACGGGCTTCATCGAGCAGCGGCTGCGCATGGCGGGCTACGGCGTGGATCCTCGCTTCGCCTTCGACTTCAGCGGGGCGGCGATTCCGGATGGCGCCAAGTCCAACTACGCCGTGGTGCTCGGTGGCTCCCAGCCCAACTCCATCACGGATGACCTGGCCTTCCGCTACCGGGACGCGGCGTGGATGCGCCGGGGGCACCTCGCGGGCTCCACCGTCGTGCTGGAGGACCCCGGGAGCACGTTCGGCGTGAGCTTCAACAAGGGCCAGCTGCTGCTCGTGTCGTGCGTGGGCAGCCGCGACTACGTGGTGATGAAGGCCGGCGCGGCGGGGGTGTCGGCGGAGGCGAACGCGTCCGGCGGCTTCGTCCTGGATCCGGCCCTCTCCTCCGTCCCCATCCACACGCCGTGCCTGTCCAGGGCGGGCAGCAGCGCGCCCTACCTGATGATGATCCACGTGATGCGCCTGCGCATCGTGGCCATGGATGGCCGCCCGTTCCTGATGGCCTTCCAGGGACTGGACGAACTGGACTTGTCGAGCGCCGTGCCGCTGGCCGCGGACGTGGAGTCCTTCCAGGTGGCCTACGTGATGAACCGGCCGGTGCCGGGCAGCCCCAACGCGGGGGTGCAGGCGGTGGACTTCAACTCCCCGGTGTCCAACTGGGTGTTGGGGGACACGGGCAGCGCGCTCGCGGACCGCACCCCGGACCCCACCGCCCTGCCAGCGCCCGTCTTCAAGCTGCCCTACGAGGATCCGGCCCGCTACAACCGGCACCCGGCCAACATCCGCGCCGTGCGCCTGAGCATCGGCATCCGCTCGACCACCCCCGAGTCCAATGGGCGCCGCGCCTTCGAGCGCGTGGAACTGGAGGACTCGGGCGAGGTGGGGCCGGCGGATGGTTACTACCGCACCAACATGACCACCACCGTGCGCGTGCCCAACATGTTGTCGCGCTCGACCTTCAATCCTCCGGTGGGTGACGAATCCTCCGGTCTCAACGTGTGGGGAGGCTGA
- a CDS encoding PilC/PilY family type IV pilus protein, producing MFRKLSLSLFVLLVVLLRADTAAAIDQAACCMPTTSRLDALMNPVRGGDEKFFSRQGGPPNILFIIDTSASMHDWPKDWPTGPRGCSDPFLNDLGYNKDETYDRMWTGINSQSDDWFANSSYYEAPKNGYGVLFGDAPQDTSTWTSAAAACQSIRYIGTTDLNTCQSCLETRGYYLHDSSTRRVKGNFLNFYAPRDSGAVKVLTDVVRDLREVRFGVMGFQTRAERTCWGQKAGTRNQCLCIQQPMGPTCAKSYPLDSSSVENNRNSVLNSLTNVNANNSNGLGWDACNTPLADALYAAGYLFESKTSPTPFSSYLGSHPTSSNFSATDGVCFECGFNAVILLTDGEPFDEQTVVKLPSAITSNPAPCEGCSPSQLHNVARFLWGKDLRFDMTGEQRVATYTIGFSEDVKDSKLLQETARLGGGRFFSARSTSELKRAMLTILDDINARNTSFSTAAVSTLQTQDAALTAIVPRMMPAKDNTWAGKLYRYEQFNEFVEDQDKNGDGDRTDLFLVDKAGSMVAEDSSSEYRKLLSTNGGPNGTPLFGGSAEPYWEASDELEKLGHVQRNIWTVTDNGQAFGGGTKDGLLTQQDGLIAFNLDNISHLRQYLAVNGAPLCPSGLGTTYKAGTLLTRMQMPAYADLALKAAPLMVAAGLKGLPTSLSTQDGYDLLCTALIIQYVRGQDLFDENGNGKRDDTRPSVLGDIFHSSPLVVDPPADKFLCDLGVSTQCVRTLYATQQKTGVESTPMDAREDLPTSCNVATPLRRDAYDAYAFVNRKRERLILVGANDGMLHAFSDGLGQEDTSTCDVKYLSNAAGGGVERWAFIPADMLPRLQEMLQGHAYFVDGDVMIRDIWADDNGDGRKSWNEYHTVAVVAEGRGGTHYFALEVLWDMAGSATATAKSRPGFRWMFPQPCTDESLRFGKTLFSLSPKAPPIGPVLMSSTTGQKRHGDKGPASAERWVAMLSGGWSPGGEKGRGLYMVDVWNGTVNGRDDNLLWKWEYSGSASGGMDEPRRAMTYGFVAPAALVDYGANDKPRFDGFFDTAVVGDLGGQVWTLRFFQPGVIDASTRLVGNWSGARSFSMDRDGVSASNAQSIRNRSPIYYLASVAVQPENQALRAFVGSGNRYSLLETGVGTCRFDNPQACSKLGCGQTQSSYKLTRNGTDFQRLSNAWTDRLYTQGTYTPFSQEAASNVCGTAGSTNLLTAEFESRNANSCPRPAGGGTNSYDFARTRVECGQNADGVYDCRVRDPGNTLNMNDLDLSASTTPSTLGENRFYGLWVYGGVPARMFDESLSAAPSMNNLAKDYDGRRLSDTGGVNGTGGLVDVTNLQCDASGTCACAAGKVCPSKLLAGPEDPGWFYEYEGLEHKTAGGAAVLASCTMWNSMYPQVTTTTSACSGSTNNLARLHQADFLTGAPNCAAGLLGKDGYVRYQTRSVLAPPPEPTTAIQVSKTGQVRYSTLFVEPGKPQATEAQVSTDTDVLQYIYELPVPRTLHACRHDHENGGQEACAPSGM from the coding sequence ATGTTCCGCAAGCTGTCGCTCAGCCTCTTCGTGCTCCTGGTGGTGTTGCTCAGGGCGGACACGGCGGCCGCCATCGATCAGGCGGCCTGCTGCATGCCGACCACCTCCCGTCTGGATGCGTTGATGAATCCGGTCCGGGGCGGTGACGAGAAGTTCTTCTCGCGTCAGGGCGGGCCTCCCAACATCCTCTTCATCATCGACACCTCCGCGTCGATGCATGACTGGCCGAAGGATTGGCCCACCGGCCCCCGGGGCTGCTCGGACCCGTTCCTCAATGACCTGGGCTACAACAAGGACGAGACGTACGACCGGATGTGGACGGGCATCAACAGCCAGTCCGACGACTGGTTCGCCAACTCCTCGTACTACGAGGCGCCCAAGAATGGGTACGGCGTCCTCTTCGGGGATGCCCCGCAGGACACCTCCACCTGGACGAGCGCGGCCGCCGCGTGCCAGTCCATCCGCTACATCGGCACCACGGACCTGAACACCTGCCAGAGCTGCCTCGAGACGCGGGGCTACTATCTCCACGACAGCAGCACGCGGCGGGTGAAGGGCAACTTCCTCAACTTCTACGCTCCACGAGACTCGGGCGCGGTGAAGGTGCTGACCGACGTCGTCCGGGATTTGCGTGAGGTGCGCTTTGGCGTGATGGGCTTCCAGACGCGCGCGGAGAGGACGTGCTGGGGCCAGAAGGCCGGCACCCGCAACCAGTGTCTCTGCATCCAGCAGCCCATGGGCCCCACGTGCGCCAAGTCCTACCCGCTGGACAGCAGCTCGGTGGAGAACAACCGCAACTCGGTGCTCAACAGCCTCACCAACGTCAACGCCAACAACAGCAACGGCCTCGGCTGGGATGCCTGCAACACGCCGCTCGCGGATGCGCTCTACGCGGCGGGCTATCTCTTCGAGTCCAAGACCTCCCCCACGCCCTTCTCCTCCTACCTGGGCAGCCACCCGACGAGCTCCAACTTCAGCGCGACGGATGGCGTCTGCTTCGAGTGTGGCTTCAACGCCGTCATCCTCCTGACGGACGGCGAGCCCTTCGACGAGCAGACGGTGGTCAAGCTCCCCTCCGCCATCACCTCCAATCCGGCGCCGTGTGAGGGGTGCTCGCCCAGCCAGTTGCACAACGTGGCCCGCTTCCTGTGGGGGAAGGATCTGCGCTTCGACATGACGGGCGAGCAGCGCGTGGCCACGTACACCATCGGCTTCTCCGAGGACGTGAAGGACAGCAAGCTCTTGCAGGAGACGGCGCGGCTGGGGGGCGGCAGGTTCTTCTCGGCCCGCAGCACCAGCGAACTCAAGCGCGCGATGCTCACCATCCTGGATGACATCAACGCGCGCAACACCTCGTTCTCCACGGCGGCCGTCAGCACCCTGCAGACGCAGGACGCGGCGCTCACGGCCATCGTCCCGCGCATGATGCCCGCCAAGGACAACACCTGGGCCGGCAAGCTGTACCGCTACGAGCAGTTCAACGAGTTCGTCGAAGACCAGGACAAGAACGGCGACGGTGACCGCACCGACCTCTTCCTCGTCGACAAGGCGGGGAGCATGGTCGCGGAGGACTCCTCGAGCGAGTACCGCAAGCTGCTGTCCACCAACGGCGGGCCCAACGGCACGCCGCTCTTCGGTGGTTCCGCCGAGCCCTACTGGGAGGCGAGCGACGAGCTCGAGAAGCTCGGGCATGTCCAGCGCAACATCTGGACGGTGACGGACAACGGCCAGGCGTTTGGTGGCGGAACGAAGGACGGGCTGCTGACGCAGCAGGACGGGCTCATCGCCTTCAACCTCGATAACATCTCCCACCTGCGTCAGTACCTGGCCGTGAATGGCGCGCCGCTGTGCCCCAGCGGTCTGGGCACCACCTACAAGGCGGGTACCCTCCTCACCCGGATGCAGATGCCCGCGTACGCGGACCTCGCCCTGAAGGCCGCGCCGCTCATGGTCGCCGCGGGCCTCAAGGGACTGCCCACCAGCCTGTCCACCCAGGACGGGTATGATCTGCTCTGCACGGCGCTGATCATCCAGTACGTGCGCGGCCAGGATCTGTTCGACGAGAACGGCAACGGCAAGCGGGACGACACCCGGCCGTCCGTGCTGGGCGACATCTTCCACTCCTCGCCCCTGGTGGTGGATCCCCCGGCGGACAAGTTCCTGTGTGACCTGGGCGTGTCCACCCAGTGCGTGCGCACCCTCTACGCCACCCAGCAGAAGACCGGCGTGGAGTCCACGCCGATGGATGCGCGGGAGGACCTGCCCACCTCCTGCAACGTCGCCACGCCCCTGCGGCGTGATGCCTACGACGCCTACGCGTTCGTCAACCGCAAGCGCGAGCGGCTCATCCTGGTGGGTGCCAACGACGGCATGCTGCACGCCTTCAGCGATGGGCTGGGCCAGGAGGACACGTCGACGTGTGACGTGAAGTACCTGAGCAACGCGGCCGGGGGCGGCGTGGAGCGGTGGGCCTTCATCCCGGCGGACATGCTGCCGCGGCTGCAGGAGATGCTCCAGGGCCATGCCTACTTCGTCGACGGCGACGTCATGATTCGCGACATCTGGGCGGACGACAACGGGGATGGCCGCAAGTCGTGGAACGAGTACCACACGGTGGCCGTGGTGGCCGAGGGCCGCGGGGGCACGCACTACTTCGCCCTGGAGGTGTTGTGGGACATGGCGGGCAGCGCGACGGCCACCGCGAAGTCGCGGCCCGGCTTCCGCTGGATGTTCCCGCAGCCGTGCACGGACGAGTCGCTGCGCTTCGGCAAGACGCTCTTCAGTCTCAGCCCCAAGGCGCCCCCCATCGGGCCCGTGTTGATGAGCTCCACCACCGGCCAGAAGCGCCATGGCGACAAGGGGCCGGCGAGCGCCGAGCGCTGGGTGGCGATGCTGTCGGGTGGCTGGTCTCCCGGAGGAGAGAAGGGGCGTGGCCTGTACATGGTGGACGTGTGGAACGGCACCGTGAACGGCCGCGACGACAACCTGCTGTGGAAGTGGGAATACTCCGGGTCCGCTTCCGGTGGCATGGATGAGCCCCGCAGGGCCATGACGTACGGCTTCGTGGCGCCCGCGGCCCTGGTGGACTACGGCGCCAACGACAAGCCGCGCTTCGATGGCTTCTTCGACACCGCCGTGGTGGGCGACCTGGGCGGCCAGGTCTGGACGCTGCGCTTCTTCCAACCCGGCGTGATCGATGCCTCCACCCGGCTCGTCGGCAACTGGAGTGGCGCGCGCTCCTTCTCCATGGACCGGGATGGGGTGTCCGCCTCCAACGCGCAGAGCATCCGCAACCGCTCGCCCATCTACTACCTGGCCTCCGTGGCGGTGCAGCCGGAGAACCAGGCCCTGCGCGCCTTCGTGGGCTCGGGCAATCGCTACTCGCTTCTGGAGACGGGCGTGGGCACCTGCCGCTTCGACAACCCGCAGGCGTGCTCCAAGCTGGGATGCGGCCAGACACAGTCCAGCTACAAGCTGACGCGCAATGGCACGGACTTCCAGCGGCTGAGCAACGCGTGGACGGATCGGCTCTACACGCAGGGCACCTATACGCCCTTCTCCCAGGAGGCCGCCTCCAACGTCTGTGGCACGGCGGGCAGCACGAACCTGCTCACGGCCGAGTTCGAGTCCCGTAACGCCAACTCGTGCCCCAGGCCCGCCGGCGGAGGGACGAACAGCTACGATTTCGCCCGGACGAGGGTGGAGTGCGGCCAGAACGCGGATGGGGTCTACGACTGCCGCGTGCGTGACCCGGGCAACACGCTGAACATGAACGACCTGGACCTGAGCGCCTCCACCACGCCGAGCACGCTCGGCGAGAACCGCTTCTACGGCCTCTGGGTCTATGGCGGCGTCCCGGCGCGCATGTTCGACGAGAGCCTGTCGGCGGCGCCCTCCATGAACAACCTGGCCAAGGACTACGATGGGCGGCGGCTGAGCGATACCGGTGGCGTCAACGGGACGGGCGGCCTCGTCGACGTGACGAACCTCCAGTGCGACGCCTCCGGCACGTGCGCGTGCGCGGCCGGAAAGGTGTGCCCCAGCAAGCTGCTGGCGGGCCCGGAGGACCCCGGCTGGTTCTACGAGTACGAGGGGCTCGAGCACAAAACGGCCGGCGGCGCGGCGGTGCTGGCGAGCTGCACGATGTGGAACTCCATGTACCCGCAGGTGACCACCACCACCAGTGCCTGCTCGGGCTCCACCAACAACCTGGCCCGCCTGCATCAGGCGGACTTCCTCACCGGAGCCCCCAACTGCGCCGCGGGCCTGCTGGGCAAGGACGGCTACGTGCGCTACCAGACGCGCTCCGTGCTGGCGCCTCCGCCCGAGCCCACCACGGCCATCCAGGTGTCGAAGACGGGGCAGGTGAGATACAGCACCCTGTTCGTCGAGCCCGGCAAGCCCCAGGCCACCGAGGCGCAGGTCTCCACCGACACGGACGTGCTGCAGTACATCTACGAGCTGCCCGTGCCCCGCACCCTGCATGCCTGCCGGCACGACCACGAGAACGGCGGCCAGGAGGCGTGCGCGCCCTCCGGGATGTGA